The uncultured Eubacteriales bacterium region AAGCTGGAGCTGGGGACGTTCGTCCGCACAGGGCTGGTGGCGGCGGTCATCGGACTGCTGTCCTGGCCAGCCTGTGCCCGGCTGGTGCGGGGGGAGACCCTGCGCCTGCGGGAGCAGGGCTTTATTACCGCCGCGGCTGCGGGCGGCGTGGCCCCGGGAAGAATTTTGGCCTGCTATCTGCTGCCGAATCTCATGCCCCAGGTGGCGGTCACCGCAACACTGGGCATCGGGGACGCCATCATTGCTGAGTCTGTGCTCTCCTTTTTGGGGCTGGGGGTCAGTCCGCCGCTGGTCTCTCTTGGGGGCATGATCCGCTCTATGGCGCGGCTTGCCGACCTGCGCAGCCGGCCCTGGCTCTGGCTTGGGGCGGGGATCCTGGTGATTTTGTGCGTCGCAGCCTTCCATCTGATAGGCGTGGGACTGGAGGAGGGGAAGAGATGCTGACGGTCACCGATTTATCCACCCGTTTCGGAGCCTATGCGGTCACGGAGGGGCTGAGTTTCACCGTGGAGCCGGGGTCCACCACCTGCCTGATCGGCGAATCGGGCTGCGGCAAGACGGTTACCTTACTCTCTTTGCTGGGCCTTTCAAGGGGGACGGTAAGCGGCAGCGTCGCCCTGGAGGGGCGCGAGCTGCTGGGTCTCTCTCCCAGGGCGTGGCGGCGGGTGCGGGGGCGGGAGATCTCCATGATCTTTCAGGAGCCGCAGAGCGCGCTCAACCCAGTGATGACGGTGGGGCGCGGGCTGTGTGAGCTCATCGCCGCTCACCGCCCCATGGGTGCCGCCCTCCTCCGGCGGGAGGCCGAGGGGCTGATGGCCGCAGTGGGCCTCCCCGGGCCTTCGACCCTTTTTGACCGCTATCCCCATGAGCTCTCCGGCGGTATGCGCCAGCGGGTGCTCATTGCCGGGGCGCTGGCCCACAGCCCCAGGCTGGTGCTGGCCGACGAGCCCACCTCCGCCCTGGATATGACCATTCGGGCGCAGATCATCGACCTCTTCGGACGGCTGAAGCGGGAGCGCTCGTGCTCCTTCCTCATCGCCACCCACGACCTGGCCCTGGTGCGCCGACTGGCGGACCGGGTGCTGGTGATGTACGCCGGGGAGCTGGTGGAGCAGGGAGAGGCGGCCGAGGTGCTCTCCACTCCCCGCCACCCCTATACCCGTGCCCTGCTGGCCGCGGCCCGGGAGGAGGGGCCTCTCTCCCTGCTGGAGGGGGAGCCTCCGTCTCCAGCCGCCTTCCCGACCGGCTGCCGTTTTCACCCCCGCTGCCCCGACAGCTTGCCCGCATGCGCGCTGGCCCGCCCCGCGATGGAGGGTGGGAGTGACCATATGTGGCGCTGCCCCCTGAAAATTTCGGCAAGTGCCATATCCTGTCCAGAGAGCAAGTCATAAGACTGGAGAAAGCGCGGCCATGGACTAAAATCTCCGATGGGAGCGACTGCCAAGCACTGTGAAAGAGAGAACTATGGGATGACGGCAAAGACGCCGCGCGGAGAAAACCGCGCGGCGTCTTTGCCGTCTATCTATCTGGGCTGCGGCTGTTGGGGTAATGGCCGAAGACGCAATTCCTTATAATAATCGAGCCGCGTCTATAAAGGAAATTTTACGTAAACTCTACATTGCCAATATGGAAAGCGGTAAAAAAAACCTCTACACTAAACGTTAGTTTTAGCAAGGAGGTAACAAGTTTGAAGAACCTGAAACAGCGCCTGATGGCAGGCGCACTGAGCTGTACCATGCTGCTGGGTATGCTCCCGGGCGGCGCCGCGGCGGAAGGGGAAATCCAGGCACCGGGACTTGGGGAGGTGTCCATGGAGTGGAGCCGGGACATATACAACGGCGTCGCTCTGGACCATATCACCAGTGAAAACGAGTACGGGCTCCAGAAAAGCTATACGGTTACTTATAATCCCACGGCCACCGAGATCAGGCCGGTCCTCAACTACGGCCCATATGTCATGGGCGGCGACATTATGTCGGACA contains the following coding sequences:
- a CDS encoding ABC transporter permease, which gives rise to MMWMKKRTARHAALRRKRLGLLLLGALVLFAAAGPLLSPFSLQRTDLAGAYLPPLTGGHLLGTDLVGRDVLTLLMSALGVSLTVALCAVTVQVLLGVLLGLASGCLGRAIDRCIMAAVDTVLSLPTLLVLLMASALLGKLELGTFVRTGLVAAVIGLLSWPACARLVRGETLRLREQGFITAAAAGGVAPGRILACYLLPNLMPQVAVTATLGIGDAIIAESVLSFLGLGVSPPLVSLGGMIRSMARLADLRSRPWLWLGAGILVILCVAAFHLIGVGLEEGKRC
- the oppF gene encoding oligopeptide transporter subunit; ATP-binding component of ABC superfamily (Evidence 2a : Function of homologous gene experimentally demonstrated in an other organism; Product type t : transporter) gives rise to the protein MLTVTDLSTRFGAYAVTEGLSFTVEPGSTTCLIGESGCGKTVTLLSLLGLSRGTVSGSVALEGRELLGLSPRAWRRVRGREISMIFQEPQSALNPVMTVGRGLCELIAAHRPMGAALLRREAEGLMAAVGLPGPSTLFDRYPHELSGGMRQRVLIAGALAHSPRLVLADEPTSALDMTIRAQIIDLFGRLKRERSCSFLIATHDLALVRRLADRVLVMYAGELVEQGEAAEVLSTPRHPYTRALLAAAREEGPLSLLEGEPPSPAAFPTGCRFHPRCPDSLPACALARPAMEGGSDHMWRCPLKISASAISCPESKS